In one Myripristis murdjan chromosome 5, fMyrMur1.1, whole genome shotgun sequence genomic region, the following are encoded:
- the LOC115358675 gene encoding msx2-interacting protein isoform X1, translating to MVRETRHLWVGNLPEHVREEKIVEHFKRYGRVESVKVLRKRGSEGGVAAFVDFVDIKSAQKAHNAVNKMGDRDLRTDYNEPGSVPSAVRGLEDTPPSSSRDVTGFSRGTVGPVFGPPVSLHTREGRYERRIDGSSESRERAYDHSPYGHHERSGTFDRQRHYNADYYRDRSMFATAGPGSSAIGGSFEASDPHFDSRIRDPFTLTSAARRDLYRDDRGRRIDRTYHHRRSRSSHSSQSRHPSPQRTAGQTPKAPHSPKRAPLSPGRGPRSRSRSRSSSSDSVSSTSSTGSGSSDSNSSSSDGSRARSVQSSATHAPPQSSMVLDADEPRRSFGIKVQNLPVRSTDTSLKDGLFHEFKKHGKVTSVQIHGASEDRYGLVFFRQQEDQEKALTVSKGKLFFGMLIEVTAWNGPETESENEFRPLDGRIDEFHPKATRTLFIGNLEKTTSYQQLLDIFQRFGEIVDIDIKKVNGVPQYAFVQYSDIASVCKAIKKMDGEYLGSNRLKLGFGKSMPTTCVWLDGLASNITEQYLTRHFCRYGHVVKVVFDRLKGMALILYNNTDFAQAAVRETKGWKIGGNKIKVDFASQESQMAFYRSMQSSGQDIRDFYEIPPERREERRPPYHEFTAERAYYENVRTPGLYPEDARRDYPARSRDRFPELEHYQGDHFDPRYHDDPREYRDYRDPFEQDIRKYTYIQRERERERERFEADRSRWSPSHPRRPITPTVSPSPSERAPRDSERRVYSQSSERSGSVSSLSPPHFDKSEKTPLEHGSKVEKTDKNSQPERVAGAEKTKRAKRKEKVDKDKAEKIKSRKVKGQSPCNPPPETELETGFDGGSGRVKGSDQDAHERQKYKGDSDPLTGSQMSTAHHDMLKNERSEIGKGDNSDLDGKNRPKKHLKSDIGNDGKDSSVDSDRLAARKRRFADASGKTIRQKRSRLEEEDGNQPSDFGGSSAYLKEMDTDRQQKDSQRRDSRFKTEKPSTQKDSQDELRGQREKSDGSLDLLETKRHAGHNSSRRFSHEGNTDQGSSRDQEQHGIFKYGAADIDRGAKDREDHVDIDLSQSYRKQMEQNRRLHQQQQQESDKPEKPGSPQGSETEDFEHRSLVHEVGKPPEDVTDNFPSHKLKKLDQFDTDPGVKRERVYRSFRQKSEDPDWNNTSPGHQHFSHHVDEDFVDPSLQKEFSRNDDKIHSDVELSVKRTHNTQISKSNTALLGGEEEQQKRWESRVKQDLLPDLNFSRSLSKNIHIRKRLEYGIWHDLEPGEVRSDSEEDRETKPHSPMPSTSMPFAERQRGDRFSDPKLANLERNKFYSFALDQTITPDTKALLERAKSLSSSREENWSFLDCDSHFASFRNRKDTEKVESTPRPTPSWYMKKKKIRSGSEDKLDDSKEEPKPEEQEHRELFASRFLHSSIFEQDSRRLQHLERKHEEPEHSQTQQTGQQGTTDGQLDSEPGVLFHSRFLELTRLQQQKGKDQLVQESKGYTILTGENKVEKVPEQDQQALQSPSTTEPAMEPEIKPISPAEELISEPQLIPTFVAQPAHKELSPREDKGVVLYASADPLLAVSLIKEEVKENEHLETPTDGDPVSLPASGKLSPFEGKSDNTAEDVKPLNTEQHCHSDTHDEFVSSSEAELDPETTQPALPEATSPIPPSLVEETDGLKKEAHYTCRAVTEPEVEKKLEVNKVQVSVDNDTNEEPASLHKEQRAKELKNKKYKQTPAQTAPVTLISASGSEKQATRKSERIDKEKLKRGSSPRAESLKATSDSKSTGKSPIHGPDSDNISEQSISVGRARRRNVKSVYATPVEDDASTRTGKEITESPRSARKRGDKDAALQQNMEQESPAPVPSSRRGRPPKNRRQVEDSSVKADKSKIDSKDMDTNESESGEKIPRAVKGKHAPYIPKGSSNQASLATGTGPSRRGDKTELPEDDDQEVDPTDEDSLALQDSSSSCKDPSIKIEPKKEERDKHGRELGRDKHVLTDKDCESKSNGKEIDSPVLEEKPSSEKDKIVRGKTKVTRTHKSPVLRDLKIRLNVTEVKDLLQLGDDELGNQDDCSKKARSGEHTDQILESNSGKTVGSSSEDKEEAALEKKSPLDTSKKMLSQELELVQAVENIAKFTDPALPTEPPTPAVPETEIKCDTEEEKPSNPASETELMAAIDSITADDVTVSLPQTDPVISTDLDSEPEMPAFIQPEKEDEPETDTSTIPEEPVFPTTPKKGAKGRPKTIKRSKTPKPVKKDLKERQSLPEESTDPSSIGTPSNIKIASEMAPSAAAAAVITAATWKAEPERIAAKVTDVNMESESSSEEQLQNLKSVCPQSKSPTSSKPQQLPPECISPSLSPPPNRPNIRPIQPSRIPVSPPDWLSQSKDTGVPSSPVLPVPPSENPSSTPDTENMDNDHGTSDLRRILMKHKNVSLPGSSSVPSSLPIPRDQHPTESNTPSAVVPNRSPLPDNRVPTHPGPPISRPPASLPSPETKSVISVIASTATSVISRVCNPPDSEEKVNINIGNPCVDMALPKQTYRPSIDDSGSYHGPSVGEEGGSTGRFIVESPTLSTGSSPGLRVNTSEGVVVLSHSGQKIEGPQRISAKISQIPQATAGDMESQQLVSMPQIKQEMYTHSQSGAQKGPPSQTDHGHPGKPQLASSSIKQEGTTLEKMESPYQSGLQGVVKRHSQGVGNQQVMSYHHSEYMIMKHQKKVEGAEPHSADGTKPSWTSAISPAISPHLPSPPGNHVGFVTTAGDRAPSHLSGTKQEPRSPRKSGYPHSPFAKVSSPIGSSSPKGIPVMLPSGLPAMQQYVTGVHHAEQSVIMPPHSAHGGLGRMSPHRVTQTIPMGHLVQGDVRVNTPPLSGMTFGMHSESLASPWSGPTSPQAVGRDMVLKVNPSSVRSHDGEQDDARRFHQTGRQSTTQLKPETMQSDPRGSLRSGIQLDTYMTQREMRALLHQQGERPAPDPHTGHSQEALPSSSASSSIPLSVSPRAHVLAKGVSEKDITKPLEAKRPHSPLNKDGMLGIRPSGSAMASPQRVQLMAPGPSGSFPEYSGMYSNQRGIHSQMTETSPGLNQPPLNITPAMGADLQAKTDGKMTQPVNMVQLLTKYPIVWQGLLALKNDTAAVQLHFVCGNKALAHRSLPLQEGGALLRIVQRMRLEASQLDSVARRMTGDTEFCLLLALPCGRDQDDVLNQTQALKAAFINYLQAKLAAGIINIPNPGSNQPAYVLQIFPPCEFSESHLSQLAPDLLNRISSISPHLMIVITSV from the exons ATGGTTCGGGAAACCAGGCACCTTTGGGTGGGAAATTTACCCGAACACGTCCGAGAGGAGAAAATAGTCGAACATTTTAAACG GTATGGCCGTGTGGAGAGTGTTAAAGTTCTACGGAAGCGGGGGTCAGAGGGTGGTGTGGCAGCCTTTGTGGATTTTGTGGATATCAAAAGTGCTCAGAAGGCTCACAATGCTGTCAACAAGATGGGAGACAGGGACCTCCGAACTGACTACAATGAACCTGGGTCAGTCCCTAGTGCTGTTCGGGGCCTGGAAGACACCCCCCCCTCGAGCAGTCGAGATGTTACAGGATTCTCTAGGGGCACAGTTGGTCCAGTGTTTGGCCCCCCTGTGTCCCTTCACACCAGAGAGGGACGTTATGAACGGAGAATAGATGG TAGCTCAGAAAGCCGGGAACGTGCGTATGATCACAGCCCGTATGGACACCATGAGCGCAGTGGCACTTTCGACAGACAGCGTCACTACAATGCTGATTATTACCGTGATCGTTCTATGTTTGCTACTGCTGGCCCAGGAAGCAGCGCCATAGGAGGAAGCTTTGAGGCATCAGACCCACATTTTGACTCTAGAATTCGAGACCCCTTCACTCTTACAAGTGCTGCACGGCGTGACCTCTACAGAGATGACAGAGGCCGACGTATTGATAGAACTTACCATCACCGTCGAAGCCGATCATCTCATTCCTCACAGTCACGACACCCTTCCCCACAACGGACTGCAGGACAAACCCCGAAAGCTCCCCACTCTCCTAAAAGAGCTCCTCTGTCCCCTGGGAGAGGCCCACGATCTCGGTCCCGCAGCAGATCCTCAAGTTCTGATTCAgtcagcagcaccagcagcaccgGCAGTGGAAG CAGTGATTCAAACAGCAGCTCAAGTGACGGATCTCGTGCACGTTCTGTTCAGTCATCTGCCACACATGCACCTCCCCAGTCTTCTATGGTGCTGGATGCAGATGAGCCTCGTAGAAGCTTTGGAATTAAGGTGCAAAACCTACCAGTGCGCTCCACAG ACACAAGTTTAAAAGATGGACTCTTCCATGAATTCAAGAAGCATGGGAAAGTGACATCAGTGCAGATCCATGGGGCATCCGAGGACCGTtatggtttggtgttttttagACAGCAAGAGGATCAAGAGAAAGCCCTCACAGTCTCCAAAGGAAAGCTGTTCTTTGGAATGCTCATTGAGGTCACTGCCTGGAATGGTCCGG AAACTGAGAGTGAAAATGAGTTCAGGCCCCTGGATGGACGGATAGATGAGTTCCATCCCAAAGCCACAAGGACACTGTTTATAGGCAACCTTGAAAAGACCACCAGTTACCAGCAGCTCCTTGACATATTTCAGCGCTTTGGAGAAATTGTG GACATTGACATCAAGAAAGTAAATGGTGTTCCCCAGTATGCCTTTGTGCAGTATTCTGATATTGCCAGCGTTTGCAAAGCCATAAAAAAGATGGATGGAGAGTATCTGGGGAGCAACAGACTAAAG CTTGGCTTTGGGAAAAGTATGCCAACAACGTGTGTTTGGCTAGATGGTCTGGCCTCCAACATAACAGAGCAATACCTCACACGACATTTCTGCCGCTATGGACATGTAGTCAAG GTTGTGTTTGATAGGTTGAAAGGAATGGCTCTCATCTTGTACAACAACACAGATTTTGCTCAGGCAGCTGTAAGGGAGACCAAAGGCTGGAAGATTGGTGGCaataaaataaag GTTGATTTTGCCAGTCAAGAGAGTCAGATGGCATTTTACCGGTCTATGCAGTCTTCAGGGCAAGACATCAGAGACTTCTATGAAATTCCTCCTGAACGACG AGAGGAGCGCAGACCCCCATACCATGAATTTACAGCAGAAAGGGCTTACTATGAGAATGTACGAACCCCTGGCCTCTATCCGGAAGATGCTCGAAGGGATTACCCTGCTCGCAGCAGAGACCGTTTCCCTGAACTGGAACATTATCAAGGGGATCACTTTGACCCACGATACCATGACGATCCTAGAGAGTACAGGGATTACAGAGACCCTTTTGAGCAAGACATTCGaaaatacacatacattcaAAGGGAgcgtgaaagagagagagaacgctTTGAGGCTGACCGTAGTAGGTGGAGCCCCTCCCATCCACGGCGACCTATTACTCCCACAGtctcaccttcaccttctgaACGTGCCCCCAGAGACTCAGAACGGCGGGTTTACAGTCAGTCCTCTGAGCGAAGTGGTAGTGTGAGCTCACTCTCACCGCCACACTTTGACAAATCTGAAAAGACCCCATTGGAACATGGCTCAAAGGTtgaaaaaactgataaaaacagtCAACCTGAGCGTGTGGCAGGTGCTGAAAAAACTAAGCGGGCAAAACGGAAAGAGAAAGTTGACAAAGACAAAGCTGAGAAGATTAAATCAAGGAAAGTGAAGGGGCAGTCCCCCTGTAACCCACCCCCTGAAACAGAGCTTGAAACTGGCTTTGATGGAGGGTCTGGAAGGGTAAAGGGATCAGACCAAGATGCAcatgagagacagaaatataagGGGGACAGTGATCCTTTAACAGGAAGTCAGATGTCAACTGCTCACCATGACATGCTAAAAAATGAGAGGTCTGAAATAGGAAAAGGTGATAATTCAGACTTGGATGGAAAAAATCGACCTAAGAAACATCTCAAGTCTGATATTGGAAATGATGGGAAAGACTCCTCAGTGGATTCTGATCGCCTTGCTGCAAGAAAAAGGCGCTTTGCAGATGCTAGTGGTAAAACTATTCGACAGAAGAGGAGTAGGCTTGAGGAGGAAGATGGTAATCAACCCTCAGACTTTGGTGGTAGCTCTGCTTATTTGAAAGAAATGGATACTGACAGGCAACAGAAAGACTCTCAGCGTAGAGACTCAAGgttcaaaactgaaaaacctAGCACTCAGAAGGATAGTCAAGATGAGCTGagaggacaaagagaaaaatctgATGGGTCTTTGGACCTGTTGGAAACAAAACGACATGCGGGGCACAATTCATCCAGAAGATTTTCACATGAGGGGAATACAGACCAAGGTAGTTCCAGAGATCAAGAACAACATGGTATTTTCAAATACGGTGCTGCTGATATTGATAGAGGTGCTAAGGACAGGGAAGACCATGTGGACATTGATCTCTCTCAGAGTTACCGCAAGCAAATGGAACAAAACAGAAGGCTccaccagcaacagcagcaggagtcTGACAAACCTGAGAAACCTGGAAGTCCCCAAGGAAGTGAAACGGAGGATTTTGAACACCGCAGTCTTGTCCATGAAGTGGGCAAACCACCTGAAGATGTCACAGATAATTTCCCATCTCATAAACTCAAGAAACTAGATCAATTTGACACTGATCCAGGAGTCAAGAGGGAACGGGTCTACAGGAGCTTTAGACAAAAAAGTGAGGATCCTGACTGGAACAACACTTCTCCAGGACATCAGCATTTCTCTCACCATGTAGATGAGGACTTTGTGGATCCTTCTCTTCAGAAAGAGTTCAGTagaaatgatgacaaaattCACTCAGATGtggagctgtcagtcaaacgAACACATAACACACAGATAAGCAAGTCAAACACTGCTTTACTTGGTGGTGAGGAAGAGCAACAAAAACGATGGGAAAGTAGAGTCAAACAAGACTTGTTACCTGACCTAAACTTCTCCAGAAGTCTAagtaaaaacattcacattcgcAAGCGTTTGGAATATGGCATTTGGCATGACCTGGAACCTGGTGAGGTACGATCAgactctgaggaggacagagagaccaAACCCCATTCTCCTATGCCCTCTACATCTATGCCTTTtgctgagagacaaagaggtgaCAGGTTTTCAGACCCCAAATTAGCCAACCTTGAGAGGAACAAATTCTACTCCTTTGCACTTGACCAGACTATTACGCCGGATACAAAGGCTCTGCTCGAACGTGCAAAATCCCTCTCATCCTCTAGAGAAGAAAACTGGTCATTCTTAGACTGTGATTCTCACTTTGCAAGTTTTCGCAACAGAAAAGATACTGAGAAGGTAGAATCAACACCACGGCCTACACCCTCCTGgtatatgaaaaagaaaaagattcgAAGTGGATCTGAAGACAAATTAGATGACAGCAAAGAGGAGCCCAAGCCAGAAGAACAGGAACACAGGGAGCTCTTTGCCTCTCGCTTCCTTCACAGCTCCATATTTGAACAGGACTCAAGACGGCTTCAGCACCTGGAACGCAAGCACGAAGAGCCGGAGCATTCACAAACCCAGCAAACTGGTCAGCAAGGGACAACAGATGGCCAACTTGACTCTGAGCCAGGAGTGCTTTTCCATAGTCGTTTTTTGGAGCTTACACGGCTGCAGCAACAAAAGGGGAAAGACCAGTTGGTACAAGAATCAAAAGGATACACAATACTGACTGGTGAGAATAAAGTTGAAAAAGTGCCTGAACAAGACCAACAGGCTTTGCAATCACCTAGCACCACAGAACCTGCCATGGAGCCAGAAATTAAGCCCATTAGCCCTGCTGAGGAGCTGATTTCTGAACCCCAACTAATACCCACTTTTGTTGCCCAACCTGCACACAAGGAATTGTCTCCCAGAGAGGACAAAGGTGTTGTGTTGTATGCATCTGCTGACCCACTGCTTGCTGTGTCTCTGATAAAGGAAGAGGTTAAAGAAAATGAGCATCTTGAGACACCAACTGATGGTGACCCTGTATCTTTACCAGCTTCAGGTAAACTATCCCCATTTGAAGGAAAATCAGATAACACTGCTGAGGATGTAAAACCTTTGAACACAGAACAGCATTGCCACAGTGATACTCATGACGAGTTTGTCAGCAGTTCAGAAGCAGAGCTAGATCCTGAGACAACCCAGCCAGCACTGCCTGAAGCCACAAGTCCCATACCACCCAGTCTTGTAGAAGAGACGGATGGCTTAAAGAAAGAGGCCCATTACACTTGCAGAGCAGTGACAGAACCTGAAGTAGAAAAGAAACTTGAAGTCAATAAGGTGCAAGTGTCTGTAGACAATGACACTAATGAGGAGCCAGCTTCACTTCACAAAGAACAGAGAGCAAAAGAATTGaagaataagaaatataaacaaACCCCTGCTCAAACTGCTCCAGTTACTCTTATTTCTGCCTCTGGTTCTGAGAAACAAGCCACACGTAAGAGTGAGCGCATTGATAAAGAGAAATTGAAACGTGGGTCATCTCCAAGAGCTGAATCTTTAAAAGCAACTTCAGATTCCAAGTCCACAGGAAAATCTCCTATTCATGGACCTGATTCTGATAATATCTCAGAGCAGAGCATATCAGTGGGCAGAGCAAGACGAAGAAATGTCAAATCTGTGTATGCCACCCCAGTTGAAGATGATGCTTCAACACGGACTGGAAAGGAAATTACTGAGTCGCCACGCTCTGCACGAAAGCGTGGTGATAAAGATGCAGCCTTACAACAAAATATGGAACAGGAGTCACCTGCTCCAGTCCCGTCTTCAAGACGAGGCCGCCCTCCTAAAAATCGCCGACAGGTTGAAGATAGTTCAGTTAAGGCAGATAAATCAAAAATTGACTCTAAAGACATGGACACAAATGAATCAGAGAGTGGTGAAAAAATCCCGAGAGCAGTGAAAGGAAAACATGCTCCTTATATCCCAAAGGGCTCATCAAATCAAGCCTCCTTGGCCACAGGTACTGGACCATCTAGGAGGGGGGATAAAACTGAGCTGCCTGAGGATGATGATCAAGAAGTGGACCCTACAGATGAAGATAGCTTAGCTTTGCAGGATTCGTCAAGTTCATGTAAAGATCCCTCAATAAAAATTGAGCccaagaaagaagagagagacaaacatgGAAGAGAACTGGGCAGAGACAAACATGTACTCACTGACAAAGATTGTGAAAGTAAATCAAATGGGAAAGAGATAGATTCCCCTGTCTTAGAAGAGAAACCCTCttcagagaaagacaaaattgTCAGAGGAAAAACCAAAGTGACACGGACTCACAAGTCACCTGTCCTTAGGGACCTCAAAATCAGACTGAATGTCACAGAGGTGAAAGATCTGCTTCAGTTAGGGGATGATGAGCTTGGGAACCAAGATGACTGCTCGAAAAAGGCCAGATCTGGTGAACACACAGATCAGATTTTGGAGTCTAATAGTGGTAAAACAGTGGGCTCTAGCAGTGAAGATAAGGAGGAAGCTGCTCTGGAAAAAAAGTCACCACTGGATACGTCAAAAAAAATGCTGTCTCAAGAGCTGGAATTAGTGCAGGCTGTGGAGAACATTGCTAAATTTACAGACCCAGCCTTGCCAACAGAGCCCCCAACTCCAGCTGTCCCAGAAACTGAGATAAAAtgtgacacagaggaagaaaaaccaTCTAATCCTGCAAGTGAGACAGAGCTTATGGCGGCTATTGATTCTATTACTGCTGATGATGTAACTGTATCATTACCCCAAACAGATCCAGTGATTAGTACAGACCTGGATTCCGAACCAGAGATGCCAGCCTTCATTCAGCCAGAGAAGGAAGATGAACCAGAAACAGATACATCCACTATACCTGAGGAGCCAGTTTTTCCAACCACACCCAAGAAAGGCGCCAAGGGAAGACCTAAAACAATTAAACGTTCTAAAACCCCAAAACCAGTAAAAAAAGACTTAAAGGAAAGACAGTCACTACCAGAGGAATCCACAGATCCTTCGTCAATTGGCACCCCTTCCAATATAAAGATTGCTTCAGAGATGgctccatcagcagcagcagctgctgtcattACTGCGGCTACATGGAAGGCAGAACCTGAGCGTATAGCTGCTAAGGTTACAGATGTAAACATGGAATCAGAATCATCTTCTGAAGAGCAACTTCAGAATCTTAAGTCTGTCTGCCCCCAGTCTAAGAGTCCAACCTCTTCAAAGCCTCAGCAGCTACCGCCTGAGTGTATTTCGCCTTCCCTGTCTCCACCTCCTAACCGGCCAAATATCAGGCCCATTCAACCAAGTAGAATTCCTGTTTCCCCACCAGATTGGCTTAGTCAGTCTAAAGACACAGGAGTCCCCTCTTCACCTGTTTTACCAGTGCCACCATCAGAAAACCCATCTTCAACCcctgacactgaaaacatggACAATGATCATGGTACCAGTGACTTGAGGCGGATTCTTATGAAACACAAGAATGTTTCACTGCCAGGCAGTAGTTCTGTTCCCAGTAGTCTACCCATCCCTCGAGATCAGCACCCAACTGAAAGTAATACACCATCAGCTGTTGTGCCAAATAGATCACCACTACCTGATAATAGAGTGCCAACTCATCCAGGTCCACCTATTTCTcgacctccagcctcactaccATCTCCTGAGACAAAGTCTGTCATCTCTGTTATTGCATCCACTGCAACCTCTGTTATCAGTCGTGTTTGCAACCCTCCTGATTCTGAGGAGAAAGTGAACATTAATATTGGAAACCCCTGTGTGGATATGGCTCTTCCCAAACAGACATACAGGCCTAGCATAGATGATAGTGGATCATATCATGGGCCATCCGTTGGAGAAGAGGGTGGGAGTACTGGGCGCTTCATTGTTGAGAGCCCCACTCTTAGTACTGGATCCAGTCCAGGTCTGAGGGTAAATACCTCAGAAGGAGTGGTAGTACTGAGCCACTCAGGTCAGAAAATTGAGGGACCACAGCGGATTAGCGCAAAAATAAGCCAGATCCCACAAGCAACAGCAGGTGACATGGAATCTCAGCAGTTGGTATCCATGCCCCAGATAAAACAGGAGATGTATACTCACTCTCAGTCAGGTGCTCAAAAGGGGCCTCCCTCACAGACAGACCACGGGCATCCTGGTAAGCCACAGTTGGCTTCATCTTCCATTAAACAAGAAGGCACAACTTTGGAAAAGATGGAATCTCCTTACCAGTCTGGGCTTCAAGGAGTAGTGAAGCGTCATTCACAGGGAGTTGGTAACCAGCAAGTAATGAGTTACCATCATTCAGAGTACATGATTATGAAGCATCAAAAGAAAGTGGAGGGTGCTGAACCTCACAGTGCAGATGGTACTAAACCATCTTGGACCTCTGCCATAAGTCCTGCAATAAGCCCTCACCTGCCATCTCCACCTGGCAACCATGTAGGTTTTGTTACAACTGCTGGTGACAGAGCTCCTTCACATCTCAGTGGGACCAAACAGGAGCCACGTTCCCCCCGCAAGTCAGGTTATCCACACTCTCCATTTGCCAAAGTGTCCTCACCAATCGGCTCCTCATCCCCTAAAGGCATCCCTGTGATGTTGCCCTCTGGCCTTCCTGCCATGCAGCAGTACGTAACTGGTGTGCATCATGCAGAACAGTCAGTTATCATGCCTCCCCACAGTGCTCATGGTGGCTTAGGGCGAATGTCTCCTCACCGTGTTACTCAAACAATTCCAATGGGACACCTTGTTCAAGGAGATGTTAGGGTCAATACTCCACCTCTCTCTGGGATGACTTTTGGGATGCATAGTGAGTCTCTTGCCTCTCCCTGGTCTGGTCCCACCTCACCTCAAGCTGTTGGCAGAGACATGGTTCTCAAGGTCAACCCCAGTTCTGTAAGGAGCCATGATGGAGAACAGGATGATGCTAGACGCTTCCATCAGACTGGGCGACAGTCTACAACACAGTTGAAGCCAGAGACTATGCAGTCGGATCCCCGTGGGTCTCTGCGTAGTGGCATCCAGTTGGACACATacatgacacagagagagatgcgTGCACTCTTGCACCAACAGGGTGAACGACCAGCCCCAGACCCACACACTGGACACAGTCAAGAGGCGCTTCCCTCCTCTTCAGCGTCGTCTAGCATCCCTTTATCCGTGTCTCCAAGGGCACACGTGTTGGCTAAAGGTGTGTCTGAAAAGGACATTACGAAGCCACTGGAGGCAAAGAGGCCACATTCTCCTCTTAATAAGGATGGAATGTTGGGCATTCGACCATCTGGGTCAGCTATGGCCTCTCCACAGCGAGTTCAGCTAATGGCACCAGGACCTAGTGGTTCCTTCCCAGAGTATTCAGGGATGTATTCAAATCAAAGAGGCATCCATTCTCAAATGACAGAGACATCTCCTGGACTTAACCAACCACCGCTGAACATCACACCAGCCATG GGTGCAGATCTCCAAGCAAAAACTGATGGCAAGATGACACAACCTGTCAACATGGTGCAGCTGCTCACA AAATATCCGATTGTGTGGCAAGGCCTGCTCGCACTGAAGaatgacacagctgcagtgcagctgcattttgtCTGTGGCAACAAAGCCTTGGCTCATCGATCACTGCCCCTACAAGAAGGAGGTGCATTGCTTCGAATTGTCCAGAGAATGAGACTTGAGGCCTCTCAACTGGATAGTGTAGCAAGAAGAATGACG GGGGACACAGAGTTTTGTCTTCTCTTGGCTCTGCCATGTGGACGAGACCAAGATGATGTCCTAAACCAGACGCAGGCTCTTAAGGCTGCTTTCATCAACTACTTGCAGGCCAAGTTGGCTGCGGGTATCATCAATATCCCCAACCCAGGCTCTAATCAG CCTGCCTATGTGCTACAGATTTTCCCACCGTGTGAATTTTCGGAAAGCCACTTATCCCAGCTAGCTCCTGACCTCCTCAACCGGATCTCCAGTATCTCACCCCACCTCATGATTGTCATCACCTCTGTGTAA